The following are from one region of the Noviherbaspirillum sedimenti genome:
- the prpB gene encoding methylisocitrate lyase: MTQFSAGAAFRKAVQEESPLQVVGAINANHALLAKRAGFKAIYLSGGGVAAGSLGLPDLGISNLDDVLTDVRRITDVCDLPLLVDVDTGFGSSAFNVARTVKSMIKFGAAAIHIEDQVGAKRCGHRPNKEIVTKQEMVDRIKAAVDARTDENFVIMARTDALAVEGLEAALDRAQACVEAGADMVFPEAITELSMYKTFADALKVPVLANITEFGATPLYTVEELKSVEVGLVLYPLSAFRAMNKAAENVYTAIRRDGTQKNVVDTMQTRMELYESIGYHDFERRLDALFAQQKAK; encoded by the coding sequence ATGACCCAATTTTCAGCAGGCGCCGCCTTTCGCAAGGCGGTTCAGGAAGAATCCCCCTTGCAAGTCGTCGGCGCCATCAACGCCAACCATGCGCTGCTGGCCAAACGCGCCGGCTTCAAGGCAATCTACCTGTCCGGCGGCGGCGTTGCTGCCGGTTCGCTCGGCCTGCCCGACCTCGGTATTTCCAATCTCGACGACGTCTTGACCGATGTGCGCCGCATCACCGACGTCTGCGACCTGCCGCTGCTGGTGGACGTCGATACCGGTTTCGGTTCCTCGGCCTTCAACGTCGCCCGCACGGTCAAATCGATGATCAAGTTCGGCGCCGCCGCCATCCACATCGAAGACCAGGTCGGCGCCAAGCGCTGCGGCCACCGTCCCAACAAGGAAATCGTCACCAAACAGGAAATGGTCGACCGCATCAAGGCCGCCGTCGATGCCCGCACCGATGAAAACTTCGTCATCATGGCGCGCACCGATGCGCTCGCCGTCGAAGGCCTGGAAGCCGCGCTCGACCGCGCCCAGGCTTGCGTCGAAGCCGGCGCCGACATGGTTTTCCCGGAAGCGATCACCGAGCTGTCGATGTACAAGACCTTCGCCGACGCCCTGAAGGTGCCGGTGCTGGCCAACATCACCGAATTCGGCGCGACCCCGCTGTATACGGTCGAAGAGCTGAAGTCGGTGGAGGTGGGCCTGGTGCTGTATCCGCTGTCGGCTTTCCGCGCCATGAACAAGGCTGCCGAAAACGTCTACACTGCGATCCGCCGCGACGGCACGCAAAAGAATGTGGTCGATACCATGCAGACCCGCATGGAACTGTACGAGAGCATCGGCTACCACGATTTCGAGCGCAGACTGGACGCCCTGTTCGCCCAGCAAAAAGCCAAGTAA
- the prpR gene encoding propionate catabolism operon regulatory protein PrpR: MTRSNYPLRESADKPVIWTVSISRLFDLFRDIMVEFDERAIIEPIHLGFEDAVQHIRERMATERCDAIIAAGSNAAYLKSRISAVPVVIAKASGFDVMQALARARKLTPEIGLVTYQETMPAVAEFIDTFSLRLVQRTYVTEEDARAQINELKAAGIKAVVGPGLITDLAEEAGLTGVFLYSAATIRQAFEDALEIARFTQLESSRGRSHPQAESLRARHGLNDLRGESAAMQGVRQSIALFARSPATVLIQGETGTGKELVAQAIHRESPRARHPFVAINCGAVAESLLESELFGYEEGAFTGSRRGGHAGLFEAANRGTLFLDEIGEMPAQLQTRLLRVLEEREVVRVGGTRPIPVDVRIVSATHCDLDARIHDGRFRADLFYRLGVLRVTLPPLRERPDDLVALAAWCLKNALAAMNVRPHANLHAEVVACAPLLASYAWPGNVRELRNMMERLALFLAAQPLQALTPSFVLGVAPELARDLGQRPAGAMMPVSALPAPAPRPGQESIAEVLARFGGNREAAARHLGISRTTLWRKLRERG, encoded by the coding sequence ATGACACGTTCCAACTACCCGCTACGCGAAAGCGCCGACAAGCCGGTCATCTGGACCGTGTCGATCTCGCGCCTGTTCGACCTGTTCCGCGACATCATGGTCGAGTTCGACGAACGCGCCATCATCGAGCCGATCCATCTCGGCTTCGAGGATGCGGTGCAGCACATCCGCGAGCGCATGGCGACCGAGCGCTGCGACGCCATCATCGCTGCCGGCTCCAACGCCGCCTACCTGAAGAGCCGCATATCGGCGGTGCCGGTGGTGATCGCCAAGGCCAGCGGCTTCGATGTCATGCAGGCGCTGGCGCGCGCCCGCAAGCTCACCCCCGAGATCGGCCTGGTCACCTATCAGGAAACCATGCCGGCAGTGGCCGAGTTCATCGACACCTTCAGCCTGCGACTGGTGCAGCGCACCTATGTGACCGAGGAAGATGCCCGCGCCCAGATCAATGAATTGAAGGCGGCCGGCATCAAGGCCGTGGTCGGCCCCGGCCTGATCACCGACCTGGCCGAGGAAGCCGGCCTGACCGGGGTGTTTTTGTATTCCGCCGCCACCATCCGCCAGGCTTTCGAGGATGCGCTGGAAATCGCCCGCTTCACGCAACTCGAATCGTCGCGCGGCCGCAGCCATCCGCAGGCAGAATCGCTGCGCGCGCGCCACGGCCTGAACGATTTGAGAGGCGAATCCGCCGCCATGCAAGGCGTGCGCCAGTCGATTGCGCTGTTTGCGCGCTCGCCCGCGACGGTCCTGATCCAGGGCGAGACCGGCACCGGCAAGGAACTGGTGGCACAGGCCATCCACCGCGAAAGCCCGCGCGCGCGTCATCCCTTTGTCGCCATCAATTGCGGCGCGGTGGCGGAATCACTGCTGGAGTCCGAGCTGTTCGGCTACGAGGAAGGCGCCTTCACCGGCTCGCGCCGCGGCGGTCATGCCGGCCTGTTCGAAGCAGCCAATCGCGGCACCCTCTTCCTCGACGAGATCGGCGAAATGCCGGCGCAACTGCAGACGCGCCTGCTGCGCGTGCTGGAAGAGCGCGAGGTGGTGCGGGTCGGCGGTACGCGGCCGATTCCGGTGGATGTGCGCATCGTCTCGGCAACCCATTGCGACCTCGATGCACGCATCCATGACGGCCGCTTTCGCGCCGACCTGTTCTACCGGCTCGGCGTGCTGCGCGTGACGCTGCCGCCGCTGCGCGAGCGGCCGGACGACCTGGTGGCGCTGGCCGCGTGGTGCCTGAAGAACGCCCTGGCGGCGATGAACGTGCGCCCGCACGCCAACCTGCATGCGGAAGTGGTCGCCTGCGCGCCGCTGCTGGCCAGCTATGCCTGGCCGGGCAATGTGCGCGAACTGCGCAACATGATGGAACGCCTGGCATTGTTCCTGGCGGCGCAGCCGCTGCAGGCTTTGACACCCAGCTTCGTGCTGGGAGTGGCGCCGGAGCTGGCGCGGGATTTGGGACAGCGCCCGGCAGGCGCCATGATGCCTGTCTCCGCCCTGCCCGCGCCGGCGCCCCGACCGGGTCAGGAAAGCATCGCCGAGGTGCTGGCGCGCTTCGGCGGCAACCG